One genomic window of Verrucomicrobiota bacterium includes the following:
- a CDS encoding TlpA disulfide reductase family protein gives MKINAGWFGVVLAATVTLSSMAGARLGDPAAPLSIKEWVKGKAVDVKDGKNIYVVEFWATWCPPCRTSIPHLTEMQKKFKDKGVVMIGVSDETVEKVKPFVTEQGEKMEYVVACDDGRATSDGYMTAYGQGGIPHAFIVSKEGKVIWHGHPMDGLDTALEQILDGKYDMQAAIQKDEARALLAEYQELSGKGDAKAVELGKKLIASAGNDEQALCDFAFGIVTNMRNKNRDFALADEALNKAEKVAGAKTHRTVGTRSIVRFESGKQDEGIALAKEAAGLAKEEKDRKRYENYLKVMESRKAKASAPAK, from the coding sequence ATGAAAATCAATGCAGGTTGGTTCGGCGTGGTGCTGGCAGCCACGGTTACACTGTCTTCCATGGCGGGCGCGCGGCTGGGTGATCCGGCGGCTCCGCTGAGCATCAAGGAATGGGTGAAGGGCAAGGCGGTGGATGTCAAGGACGGCAAGAATATCTATGTGGTCGAGTTCTGGGCCACGTGGTGTCCGCCGTGCCGGACCAGCATCCCGCACCTGACCGAGATGCAAAAGAAGTTCAAAGATAAGGGAGTGGTCATGATCGGGGTCAGCGACGAAACGGTCGAGAAGGTGAAACCGTTTGTGACGGAGCAGGGGGAGAAAATGGAGTATGTGGTGGCGTGCGACGACGGGCGCGCGACGAGTGACGGCTACATGACGGCCTACGGGCAGGGGGGCATCCCGCACGCGTTCATTGTGTCGAAGGAGGGCAAGGTGATCTGGCACGGGCATCCCATGGATGGATTGGATACGGCCTTGGAACAGATTTTGGACGGTAAATACGACATGCAGGCGGCCATCCAGAAGGATGAAGCCCGCGCGCTGTTGGCCGAGTACCAGGAGCTTTCCGGCAAGGGTGACGCCAAGGCGGTGGAGTTGGGGAAGAAGTTGATCGCCAGCGCCGGCAACGACGAGCAGGCCTTGTGCGACTTCGCCTTCGGCATCGTCACCAATATGCGCAATAAGAACCGCGACTTCGCGCTGGCGGATGAGGCGTTGAATAAGGCGGAGAAGGTCGCGGGCGCCAAGACGCACCGGACGGTGGGCACGCGCTCGATTGTGCGGTTTGAATCCGGCAAGCAGGATGAAGGCATCGCGCTGGCCAAGGAAGCCGCCGGGTTGGCTAAAGAGGAAAAGGACCGCAAGCGCTACGAGAATTATCTGAAGGTGATGGAATCCCGCAAGGCGAAGGCCAGCGCACCGGCCAAGTAA
- a CDS encoding PAS domain-containing protein produces MNTEQLQRLIGEIRDVVYSVDVETKHFNYLSPVFETMFGYAMEDVRAMGGRPEFLCQVIQHGKFEEQDQLLEDIKAGKVVKKFRHVAWWRCKDGTQKCIEDQWTNIHENTRLLSTAGVLRDITEQELLKQSREHLIQELQDAMVKIKTLSGLLPICAACKKIRDDKGYWNQVESYFAKRSGVQFTHGLCPDCTAKYFAELPPPRA; encoded by the coding sequence ATGAATACGGAGCAACTTCAGCGCCTGATTGGGGAAATCCGCGACGTGGTGTACAGCGTGGATGTGGAGACCAAGCACTTCAACTATCTGAGCCCGGTGTTTGAAACCATGTTCGGCTATGCCATGGAGGATGTCCGGGCGATGGGCGGACGCCCAGAGTTTCTGTGCCAGGTGATCCAGCATGGGAAGTTCGAGGAACAGGATCAGTTACTGGAAGATATCAAGGCCGGGAAGGTGGTGAAAAAATTCCGGCATGTAGCCTGGTGGCGTTGCAAGGACGGTACGCAGAAATGCATTGAAGACCAGTGGACCAACATCCATGAAAATACGCGTTTGCTCAGCACCGCCGGCGTGCTGCGGGATATCACGGAACAGGAGTTGCTCAAGCAGTCACGGGAACATCTGATCCAGGAATTACAGGATGCCATGGTCAAAATCAAAACTTTGAGCGGATTGCTGCCGATCTGTGCCGCCTGCAAAAAAATCCGCGATGACAAAGGTTATTGGAACCAGGTGGAGTCCTATTTTGCCAAACGTTCCGGGGTTCAGTTTACCCATGGCCTGTGCCCTGACTGCACCGCCAAATATTTCGCGGAACTACCGCCACCGCGAGCTTGA